In a genomic window of Holophagaceae bacterium:
- a CDS encoding elongation factor G: protein MPGKVVSSPRVAAIVGPYLSGKTSLMESLLHKAGAIPKKGTVKDGNTVGDPSPEARGRQMSVETSLASCTYLGESWTFLDCPGSVEFTQDTLNALMVVDVAVVVCEPDPYRALTISPILKFLDDHSIPHIIFINKVDTHLVKVAEVLEALQSVSGRPLLLREIPIRDDDRITGFVDLVSERAYKFVPGKDSDLIKLPENLLPEEHTRRQYLLEALADHDDHLMEELLEESVPPLEEIYADLRKDLQSDLMVPVFFGSAEQDLGITRLLKALRHEAPECSQTADRLNVPKKSPLAQVFKTVHAQHIGKLSFVRAWRGDLSDGMALNGMTVSGMFKAQGGSNSKVSKAVEGEIVALGKLEKANTGIGLAPTGSVELAWPNPLQPLTCISIKTVKAGDEVKLSGALHKLSEEDASLTLEHNPETKEQLLWGQGDIHLKVALSKLKGRFNVDVASEIPMVPYKETIKKAVKQHGRFKHQSGGHGAFGDVHIDIKPLPRGSGFEFTETIVGGSVPRQYHSSVEKGSLEFMKRGPLGFNMVDFAVNLYDGSFHTVDSSDAAFQQAARVALAEGVPKCEPVLLEPILELRISVPNEFTAKAQRLVTTRRAGQILGFDGRDGWNGWDVVSAYIPQAEMNDVIVELRSLTMGVGTFSWSFHHLQELQGKEAERVVETRRKELEK from the coding sequence ATGCCAGGCAAAGTAGTTTCCTCGCCGCGGGTGGCGGCCATCGTCGGACCTTATCTCTCAGGCAAGACATCCTTGATGGAGAGCCTGCTCCACAAAGCGGGCGCCATTCCCAAGAAAGGCACCGTCAAGGATGGCAACACCGTGGGCGATCCCTCGCCCGAGGCCCGGGGACGGCAGATGAGCGTGGAGACCAGCCTCGCCTCCTGCACCTACCTGGGCGAAAGCTGGACCTTCCTGGATTGCCCCGGCTCCGTGGAGTTCACCCAGGACACGCTCAACGCCCTGATGGTGGTGGATGTGGCCGTGGTGGTCTGCGAACCGGACCCTTATCGCGCATTGACGATCTCGCCGATCCTGAAGTTCCTCGACGACCATTCCATCCCGCACATCATCTTCATCAACAAGGTGGACACGCATCTCGTGAAGGTGGCCGAGGTCCTGGAAGCCTTGCAATCCGTAAGCGGACGCCCTCTCCTGCTCCGCGAAATTCCGATCCGCGACGACGACCGCATCACCGGATTCGTGGACCTGGTCAGCGAACGGGCCTACAAATTCGTACCCGGCAAGGATTCCGACCTCATCAAGCTGCCCGAAAACCTGCTGCCGGAAGAACACACCCGGAGGCAATACCTCCTCGAGGCCCTCGCCGACCACGACGACCACCTGATGGAAGAACTGCTCGAAGAGTCCGTGCCGCCCCTGGAAGAGATCTATGCGGACTTGCGCAAGGATCTTCAATCTGATCTGATGGTGCCCGTCTTCTTCGGCAGCGCCGAGCAGGATCTTGGCATCACGCGCCTGCTGAAGGCTCTGCGCCACGAAGCTCCGGAGTGCTCCCAGACCGCCGACCGCCTGAATGTCCCCAAGAAGTCGCCCCTGGCCCAGGTGTTCAAGACCGTCCATGCCCAGCACATCGGCAAACTGAGTTTCGTCCGCGCCTGGCGTGGAGATCTCTCGGACGGCATGGCCCTGAACGGCATGACCGTCAGCGGCATGTTCAAGGCGCAGGGGGGATCCAACTCGAAGGTGTCGAAGGCGGTGGAAGGCGAAATCGTAGCCTTGGGCAAACTGGAAAAAGCCAATACGGGAATCGGCCTGGCTCCCACGGGCTCCGTGGAACTGGCTTGGCCCAATCCTCTCCAGCCCCTCACCTGCATTTCCATCAAGACCGTGAAGGCCGGGGATGAAGTGAAGCTGAGCGGCGCCCTGCACAAGCTCAGCGAAGAAGACGCATCGCTCACCCTGGAGCACAATCCGGAAACCAAGGAACAACTCCTCTGGGGCCAGGGCGACATCCATCTCAAAGTCGCGCTCTCCAAGCTGAAGGGACGCTTCAATGTGGACGTGGCCTCGGAGATCCCGATGGTCCCCTACAAGGAGACCATCAAGAAAGCCGTGAAGCAGCATGGCCGCTTCAAACACCAGTCCGGCGGGCACGGCGCCTTCGGCGATGTGCATATCGACATCAAGCCGCTGCCCCGCGGCTCGGGATTCGAATTCACGGAAACCATCGTGGGCGGCTCGGTGCCGAGGCAGTACCACAGCTCCGTCGAGAAGGGCTCCCTCGAATTCATGAAGCGCGGCCCCCTGGGGTTCAACATGGTGGATTTCGCCGTGAACCTCTACGACGGCAGCTTCCACACGGTGGACAGCTCCGACGCGGCCTTCCAGCAGGCGGCCCGCGTGGCCTTGGCCGAGGGCGTTCCCAAGTGCGAGCCCGTGCTGCTGGAACCCATCCTCGAACTGCGCATCTCCGTGCCCAATGAATTCACCGCCAAGGCCCAGCGCCTGGTCACCACGCGCCGGGCGGGCCAGATCCTCGGCTTCGACGGCCGCGACGGATGGAACGGCTGGGACGTGGTCAGCGCCTACATCCCCCAAGCGGAGATGAATGACGTCATCGTGGAGTTGCGGTCACTCACCATGGGCGTCGGCACCTTCAGTTGGTCCTTCCACCACCTGCAGGAACTGCAAGGCAAGGAAGCCGAGCGTGTGGTGGAGACCCGCCGGAAAGAGCTCGAAAAATAG
- a CDS encoding aldo/keto reductase, translating into MTFGQDWGWGADATTSEAMLERYLGAGGNFLDTANIYTKGHSEVIIGDYFKQRGGRERVVLATKFCGNLHSGDPNAGGASRKSIAFNLEESLRRLKTDFIDLYWMHFADPHTPIDETMRALDDAVRAGKVRYIGISDTPAWKVVQGQYEAIFRNWTPFIALQVEYSLMERSVEGDLLPMAQEMGLGVTPWSPLKGGLLSGKYGRHRHPESEGRHKPDSKYLIERTYQILDALDAVAMEQSEDAAAVALAWCRAKAGVASPILGARTLEQLDSNLSALRLELTADQMSRLDAASETAQVFPHSFLANTKHVMQGGTSINKINSEIWPLAPKVNRERW; encoded by the coding sequence ATGACTTTCGGCCAGGACTGGGGCTGGGGCGCGGATGCCACCACCTCCGAGGCGATGCTGGAGCGCTACCTGGGGGCCGGAGGCAATTTCCTGGATACCGCCAACATCTACACCAAGGGACACTCGGAAGTCATCATCGGGGACTATTTCAAGCAGCGCGGAGGACGCGAACGCGTGGTTCTGGCCACCAAGTTCTGCGGCAACCTGCACAGCGGCGACCCGAATGCCGGCGGGGCTTCCCGCAAGAGCATCGCCTTCAACCTGGAGGAAAGCCTGCGCCGGCTCAAGACCGATTTCATCGACCTGTACTGGATGCACTTCGCGGACCCCCACACCCCCATCGATGAAACCATGAGGGCCCTGGACGATGCGGTGCGGGCCGGGAAGGTGCGGTACATCGGCATCTCCGACACTCCCGCCTGGAAAGTCGTGCAGGGCCAGTACGAGGCCATCTTCCGCAACTGGACACCCTTCATCGCGCTCCAGGTCGAATATTCGCTGATGGAGCGCAGCGTCGAGGGCGACCTGCTGCCCATGGCCCAGGAAATGGGGCTGGGGGTCACACCCTGGTCGCCGCTCAAGGGCGGCCTGCTGTCCGGCAAGTACGGGCGCCACCGGCATCCGGAAAGCGAGGGCCGCCACAAACCGGATTCGAAATACCTCATCGAGCGCACCTACCAGATCCTGGATGCCCTCGACGCGGTGGCGATGGAACAGAGCGAGGATGCGGCGGCGGTGGCCCTGGCCTGGTGCCGCGCCAAAGCCGGCGTCGCCAGCCCCATCCTTGGCGCCCGCACCTTGGAACAACTGGACTCCAACCTCTCTGCCCTCAGGCTGGAACTGACCGCGGACCAGATGAGCCGGCTGGATGCGGCCAGCGAAACAGCCCAGGTGTTCCCGCACAGCTTCCTGGCCAACACCAAGCATGTTATGCAGGGTGGAACCTCCATAAATAAAATCAATTCCGAGATCTGGCCCTTGGCACCGAAGGTGAATCGGGAGCGATGGTAG
- a CDS encoding histidine phosphatase family protein — translation MARASRRIRWMGLRALVSCFMAGLLLAAWVPAAAQAGVAPPTPGDPTTVIILRHAERLSDDKDTPLSGAGEARARALVPLLSGLQPDVVVVSELRRTRQTVAPFLERAKRSPLVRSNEKCIELAQEILKEWRGRTVLVAWHRGPHVDLARALGVKEPFPSWTHDTYDRYWVVTIAADGVATLVEKTQPPVKEPPSSPTSR, via the coding sequence ATGGCGCGCGCGAGCCGACGCATACGATGGATGGGCCTGAGGGCCCTGGTTTCGTGCTTCATGGCGGGACTGCTCCTGGCGGCCTGGGTTCCGGCCGCCGCCCAGGCCGGCGTCGCCCCGCCAACTCCGGGCGACCCCACCACCGTCATCATCCTGCGCCATGCGGAGCGGCTATCGGACGACAAGGACACGCCGCTTTCCGGAGCGGGCGAGGCCCGCGCCAGAGCCCTGGTGCCGCTGCTATCGGGACTCCAACCGGACGTGGTGGTCGTTTCCGAGCTGCGGCGCACCCGGCAGACGGTCGCGCCATTCCTGGAGCGCGCCAAGCGGAGCCCCTTGGTCCGCAGCAACGAGAAATGCATCGAGCTCGCTCAGGAAATCCTGAAGGAGTGGCGGGGCAGGACCGTGCTCGTGGCCTGGCATCGCGGTCCCCATGTGGACCTGGCACGGGCCCTTGGAGTGAAGGAGCCGTTTCCTTCCTGGACCCACGACACCTATGACCGCTACTGGGTGGTCACCATCGCCGCGGATGGCGTAGCCACGCTGGTGGAGAAGACCCAGCCTCCGGTCAAGGAGCCGCCGTCTTCCCCGACCTCCAGATGA
- a CDS encoding FAD-dependent oxidoreductase: MRRRAFTAGTAALGLAGAGCDRFKRRRHYDGEILGPSLDLGHKVRDVQLPQPTAFEEVDVVIVGGGIAGLSAAWRFEGQGFKKYLLLELESQVGGTSRSGRNGISAYPWGGHYVPAPNRDNRALVRILKEVGAVESFTEQGDPVFAEQALVRAPEERIFAAGQWWEGLYLRAGMSKADDRQYKQFFTEVDAWVAWRDSEGRRAFTIPRSKCSDAPEPQALDRQSFKQWLDKKGLTSERLLWLLDYACRDDYGTRLESTSAWAGLFYFAARKLNPGEDSRPIITWPEGNGALVNHMKYTCQDRIRTGVAVGQILRISPDAIQVSGFDSKSETALGWKAKRVVFAGPQHLAQHVIPTLWTERPEGASAFHVAPWLVANITLRERPKEEGMPLAWDNVLRDSPGLGYVVATHQSYRDHGPTVWTYYYPFTDLDDRAERKRMQDMDWQTCVNLVLDDLRKAHPDLDRHVARVDIIQWGHAMVQPRPNFLFSEALRRAKEPHQGIHFAHTDLSGLALYEEAQDHGLRAAEEILESFGIVSPSWR; this comes from the coding sequence ATGCGGCGGCGCGCGTTCACAGCCGGGACCGCGGCCCTGGGGCTTGCAGGAGCCGGTTGCGACCGGTTCAAGCGGCGCAGGCACTACGACGGCGAGATCCTGGGACCTTCGCTTGACCTGGGGCACAAGGTCCGCGACGTGCAGCTGCCCCAGCCCACGGCCTTCGAAGAGGTGGACGTCGTCATCGTGGGCGGCGGAATCGCGGGGCTGAGCGCCGCCTGGCGGTTCGAGGGCCAGGGCTTCAAGAAGTACCTCCTTCTGGAATTGGAATCGCAGGTGGGCGGCACCTCGCGGTCCGGGCGCAACGGCATCAGCGCCTATCCCTGGGGCGGCCACTACGTGCCGGCCCCGAACCGCGACAATCGCGCGCTGGTGCGGATTCTCAAGGAAGTCGGCGCCGTGGAGTCCTTCACGGAGCAGGGCGATCCGGTCTTCGCGGAACAAGCTCTGGTGAGAGCCCCCGAAGAGCGCATCTTCGCCGCGGGGCAATGGTGGGAAGGCCTCTACCTCCGTGCCGGGATGTCCAAGGCCGATGACCGCCAGTACAAGCAGTTCTTCACCGAGGTGGATGCCTGGGTGGCCTGGCGGGACTCCGAGGGGCGCCGCGCCTTCACCATCCCCAGATCCAAGTGCAGCGACGCGCCGGAACCCCAGGCCCTCGACCGCCAAAGTTTCAAGCAATGGCTGGACAAGAAAGGGCTGACCTCCGAGCGGCTGCTCTGGCTCCTGGACTATGCCTGCCGGGATGACTACGGCACACGGCTGGAGAGCACCTCCGCCTGGGCCGGCCTCTTCTATTTCGCTGCCCGCAAACTCAATCCCGGCGAGGACAGCCGTCCGATCATCACCTGGCCCGAGGGCAACGGCGCCCTGGTGAACCACATGAAATACACCTGCCAGGACCGGATCCGCACGGGCGTCGCCGTGGGCCAGATCCTCCGCATCTCGCCCGATGCCATCCAGGTCAGCGGTTTCGATTCGAAAAGCGAAACCGCGCTGGGATGGAAAGCCAAGCGCGTGGTTTTCGCGGGACCGCAGCATCTGGCCCAGCACGTGATTCCGACCCTGTGGACCGAGCGCCCGGAGGGTGCTAGCGCCTTCCACGTGGCTCCCTGGCTGGTGGCGAACATCACCCTCCGGGAGCGGCCCAAGGAAGAGGGCATGCCGCTGGCCTGGGACAACGTGCTGAGGGACAGCCCGGGCCTTGGCTACGTGGTGGCCACGCACCAGAGCTACCGGGACCACGGCCCCACGGTGTGGACGTACTACTACCCGTTCACGGACCTGGACGACCGCGCCGAGCGCAAGCGGATGCAGGACATGGACTGGCAGACCTGCGTCAACCTCGTGCTGGATGATCTCCGCAAGGCCCATCCGGACCTGGACCGCCACGTCGCGCGGGTGGACATCATCCAATGGGGCCACGCCATGGTGCAGCCGCGGCCCAACTTCCTGTTCAGCGAGGCCCTGCGGCGGGCCAAGGAGCCCCATCAGGGCATCCATTTCGCCCACACCGACCTGAGCGGCCTGGCGCTGTATGAAGAGGCCCAGGATCATGGCCTCCGGGCCGCCGAGGAAATCCTGGAGAGCTTCGGAATCGTATCGCCCAGTTGGCGGTGA
- a CDS encoding polyamine aminopropyltransferase, whose product MKVPLLFLTVFVIASCGLIYELVAGTLASYLLGDSVMQFSTVIGVYLSAMGLGSYLSRHLHKGLAQRFVDLELAVALVGGFSAPILFQAFAHTHAFRPLLYGLVAAIGTLVGLEIPLLMRILKPQVAFKDLIAQVLTLDYIGALAASILFPLLLMPKLGLVRTCLFFGMLNALVGWWSTHLLKPLLGNRQMLRIRCVAVILLLGAGLVFAQRFTLMVEEEIYADEIVYAKDTAYQRIVITHGRGSFQLFLNGGLQFSSADEYRYHEALVHPAFSLKPGAKRILVCGGGDGLAVREILKHSGVEKVTLVDLDPAMTTLAAQMPLMRELNKGALLDRRVEVVNQDAMVWLNEQRQLEPYDLAFIDFPDPHTYSVGKLYTTRYYKLLRKALAPDGIAAIQSTSPLMARKSFWCINATVEAAGFQTRPYNLPVPSFGVWGFVLASPAPFDMPRTTLPDLRYLTDGTLAAMFAFPHDMDRLPTEINRLDNQVLVHLYATEWKRWS is encoded by the coding sequence TTGAAGGTCCCTCTGCTGTTCCTCACGGTCTTCGTCATCGCCAGCTGCGGCCTCATCTACGAGTTGGTGGCCGGCACCCTGGCGAGCTACCTGCTGGGTGATTCCGTCATGCAGTTCTCGACGGTCATCGGCGTGTATTTAAGCGCCATGGGGCTGGGTTCCTACCTGTCCCGCCACCTGCACAAGGGGCTGGCGCAGCGCTTCGTCGATCTGGAGCTGGCTGTGGCGCTGGTGGGCGGATTTTCGGCGCCCATCCTTTTCCAGGCCTTCGCCCATACCCACGCCTTCAGGCCCCTGCTCTACGGATTGGTGGCGGCCATCGGCACCCTCGTAGGCCTGGAAATCCCCCTTCTGATGCGGATCCTGAAACCACAGGTGGCCTTCAAGGATCTCATCGCCCAGGTGCTGACCCTCGACTACATCGGCGCGTTGGCCGCCAGCATCCTGTTTCCCCTGCTGCTCATGCCGAAGCTCGGCCTCGTGCGGACCTGCCTGTTTTTCGGGATGTTGAACGCCTTGGTGGGCTGGTGGTCCACGCATCTGCTGAAACCGCTGCTCGGCAACCGCCAGATGCTGCGCATCCGCTGCGTGGCGGTGATCCTCCTCCTGGGCGCCGGCCTCGTCTTCGCGCAGCGGTTCACACTGATGGTGGAAGAGGAGATCTACGCCGACGAGATCGTCTATGCCAAGGACACAGCCTACCAGCGCATCGTCATCACCCACGGCCGGGGCAGTTTCCAGCTCTTCCTGAATGGCGGACTGCAATTTTCGAGCGCCGACGAATACCGGTACCACGAAGCCCTGGTCCATCCCGCATTCTCGCTCAAGCCCGGCGCCAAACGGATCCTCGTCTGCGGCGGCGGCGATGGCCTCGCGGTGCGGGAAATCCTGAAGCATTCCGGAGTCGAGAAAGTCACCCTGGTGGATCTCGATCCCGCCATGACCACGCTGGCGGCGCAGATGCCGTTGATGCGGGAGCTGAACAAAGGCGCGCTCCTGGACCGCCGGGTGGAAGTGGTCAACCAGGACGCCATGGTCTGGCTCAACGAGCAACGGCAGCTCGAACCCTACGACCTGGCTTTCATCGATTTTCCGGATCCGCACACCTACAGCGTCGGAAAGCTCTACACCACGCGCTACTACAAGCTGCTCCGCAAGGCCTTGGCGCCCGATGGGATCGCGGCCATCCAGAGCACCTCGCCCCTGATGGCCCGGAAATCGTTCTGGTGCATCAACGCCACGGTGGAGGCCGCGGGCTTCCAGACGCGTCCCTACAATCTGCCGGTCCCTTCCTTCGGTGTCTGGGGGTTCGTGTTGGCTTCGCCGGCGCCCTTCGACATGCCGAGGACGACCCTGCCGGACCTGCGCTACCTCACCGATGGAACGTTGGCCGCCATGTTCGCCTTCCCCCACGACATGGACCGCCTTCCCACGGAAATCAACCGCCTGGACAACCAGGTGCTGGTGCATCTCTACGCGACCGAGTGGAAACGATGGTCCTGA
- a CDS encoding DUF350 domain-containing protein, whose amino-acid sequence MEPYNLLTHLKTAGIFALMGLLIMGLVWLLLVKILPFSMRKEMEEDQNVALGIVLGSLILGISIIIAAAIHG is encoded by the coding sequence ATGGAACCCTACAATCTCCTGACCCACCTCAAGACCGCCGGCATTTTCGCGCTGATGGGGCTGCTCATCATGGGCCTCGTATGGCTGCTGCTCGTCAAGATCCTGCCCTTCTCCATGCGCAAGGAAATGGAGGAAGACCAGAATGTCGCCTTGGGCATCGTGCTGGGGAGCCTCATCCTGGGAATCTCCATCATCATCGCGGCGGCCATTCATGGCTGA
- a CDS encoding DUF4178 domain-containing protein, whose translation MVSVCSSCGSLSARTDRDPELIGKMAALVDTGSPLKLGVEGRYAGRAFALAGRVQMSHPLGGVWDEWYMALDDGRWGWLAEAQGKFLLTFEEPPGSGIPAYDQLQAGAVLRLGEIPWVVGEASFAAFASAEGEIPWKVVPGATYRFADLQGAHGAFATLDYGAGDEPPTLYAGREVSLDDLAIRQGGSDPYAGPRLQAKNLQCPQCGGALRLHSPDQAQRVGCPYCGSLLDASGGKLAFLKSLKQPDARMFIPLGTDGVIRGVPYTCIGYLRRFCKVEGETYPWGEYLLLDRKHGFHWLTESDGHWSLVDSVSAGDVQGHSNPSFVVLKGQSFRRYQDVDAKVDGVYGEFYWKVERGETAHVSEYISPPMSLASETQQHKGGGEEINWSLSTYIEPSEIWHAFSLPGTPPAPKGVAPHMPNPLKPRLQQMTLWMVLALGALVALVMVISISHRNRKIFTQTYNLMDRLPAPDATQPSLLNGQRPSSPGTASDQAEQVFFSGPIEIGKSGQNLQVKLDAPVENAWLGVEGALVSEQTGEAELFELTSSYYHGTDGGESWSEGGRTETVFLSGLKPGPYMLRLAPVWEGPRPPVQGFRVEIRSGVVRWLYVVLAFFAIILFPLLMLLRVMAFEGRRWAESMYGNTAASSSDSSSGDD comes from the coding sequence ATGGTGTCCGTGTGCTCGTCCTGCGGCTCGCTTTCGGCCCGCACGGACCGGGACCCCGAACTCATCGGCAAGATGGCCGCACTGGTGGACACAGGCTCGCCCCTGAAACTCGGAGTTGAGGGCCGCTATGCCGGACGGGCGTTCGCGCTGGCGGGCCGGGTGCAGATGTCGCACCCGCTGGGCGGCGTGTGGGACGAATGGTACATGGCCCTGGATGATGGGCGTTGGGGCTGGCTGGCCGAGGCCCAGGGCAAATTCCTGCTGACCTTTGAAGAGCCGCCGGGATCCGGAATCCCTGCCTATGACCAGCTCCAGGCCGGGGCGGTGCTGCGGCTGGGTGAAATCCCGTGGGTCGTGGGCGAGGCCAGTTTCGCGGCCTTCGCCTCGGCCGAAGGCGAAATCCCCTGGAAAGTGGTGCCAGGCGCCACCTACCGCTTCGCCGACCTCCAGGGCGCCCACGGCGCCTTCGCGACTCTGGACTATGGCGCGGGCGATGAGCCGCCGACGCTCTACGCAGGCCGGGAAGTGAGCCTCGATGACCTGGCGATCCGCCAGGGCGGCAGCGACCCCTACGCCGGTCCCCGGCTCCAGGCCAAGAACCTGCAGTGCCCCCAATGCGGCGGCGCCCTGAGGCTGCACAGCCCGGACCAGGCCCAGCGCGTGGGATGCCCCTATTGCGGTTCGCTGCTGGACGCGTCCGGCGGCAAGCTGGCCTTCCTGAAGTCCCTGAAGCAGCCGGATGCGCGGATGTTCATTCCGCTGGGCACCGATGGTGTGATCCGCGGCGTTCCCTACACCTGCATCGGCTACCTGCGCCGGTTCTGCAAGGTGGAGGGCGAAACCTATCCCTGGGGCGAATACCTGCTGCTGGACCGGAAGCACGGCTTCCATTGGCTCACCGAAAGCGACGGTCACTGGAGCCTGGTGGATTCCGTGAGCGCAGGCGATGTGCAAGGGCACTCCAATCCATCCTTCGTGGTTTTGAAAGGCCAGAGCTTCCGCCGCTACCAGGATGTGGATGCCAAAGTGGACGGCGTCTATGGCGAATTCTATTGGAAGGTGGAACGGGGCGAGACGGCCCACGTCTCCGAATACATCAGCCCGCCCATGAGCCTCGCGTCGGAAACTCAGCAACACAAAGGCGGCGGCGAAGAAATCAACTGGAGCCTGAGCACCTACATCGAGCCAAGCGAGATCTGGCACGCCTTCAGCCTTCCGGGAACCCCGCCCGCGCCGAAGGGCGTCGCGCCGCACATGCCCAACCCCTTGAAACCCCGCCTGCAGCAGATGACCCTTTGGATGGTGCTGGCCCTGGGCGCGCTGGTGGCGCTGGTGATGGTGATCTCCATCTCCCACCGGAACCGGAAAATTTTCACCCAGACCTACAATCTCATGGACCGCCTGCCGGCCCCGGACGCCACGCAGCCGTCGCTGCTCAACGGCCAGAGGCCTTCCTCCCCGGGGACAGCCTCCGACCAGGCGGAACAGGTCTTCTTTTCAGGTCCCATCGAGATCGGCAAGAGCGGCCAGAACCTGCAAGTGAAACTCGATGCGCCCGTCGAGAATGCCTGGCTCGGGGTGGAAGGCGCGCTGGTGAGCGAGCAGACCGGCGAAGCAGAACTGTTCGAGCTCACCTCCAGCTACTACCACGGCACGGACGGCGGCGAATCCTGGTCCGAGGGCGGCCGCACCGAGACGGTGTTCCTGAGCGGCCTGAAACCCGGCCCCTACATGCTGCGCCTCGCCCCGGTCTGGGAAGGCCCGCGGCCCCCTGTGCAGGGCTTCAGGGTGGAAATCAGGTCCGGCGTCGTGCGCTGGCTCTACGTGGTGCTCGCCTTCTTCGCCATCATCCTGTTTCCGCTGCTGATGCTCCTGCGGGTCATGGCCTTCGAGGGCCGCCGCTGGGCGGAAAGCATGTACGGCAACACGGCTGCTTCTTCGAGCGATTCCTCATCGGGAGACGACTGA
- a CDS encoding pyridoxal phosphate-dependent aminotransferase has protein sequence MRISNRLPPSLLPTAFSKAAEARRGSPEFLDLTLSNPTRCGFDFGLEEWRHSLASDEVLDHKADPCGSLDARAAIASHHGHGVLPEDILLTASTSEAYSWLFKLLCDPGDQVLVPSPSYPLFEHLAALEGISAVDVPAYLHERWCLDVPALESACGPRTRAIVVVNPNNPTGQFLSLDEWRALTELCARKGLALLVDEVFSDFALEPAAGSLRTALSDPDPPCPVFVLSGLSKVALLPQVKLGWILLRGEAKTSLDPLAFLADQYLSVSASAQAAAAPALLEAPSRRKAVLGRAIENLHSLDDQLRAHPHLSRLPVEGGWSVLLRRPAIHGEDDVACALRLLGETSTLAHPGSFFDMSRDGYLVLSLLTPSGIFREGLSRILPRLPVD, from the coding sequence ATGCGCATCTCCAACCGCCTGCCGCCTTCCTTGCTGCCCACGGCTTTTTCGAAGGCAGCAGAGGCCCGCCGCGGCTCGCCGGAATTCCTGGATCTCACGCTATCCAATCCCACCCGCTGCGGCTTCGATTTCGGGCTGGAGGAATGGAGGCATTCGCTGGCCTCGGACGAAGTGCTCGACCACAAGGCCGATCCCTGCGGCAGCCTTGACGCCCGGGCAGCCATCGCCTCCCATCACGGGCACGGCGTCTTGCCTGAAGACATTCTGCTGACGGCTTCCACCAGCGAGGCGTACTCCTGGCTCTTCAAGCTGCTTTGCGATCCAGGGGACCAGGTGCTGGTGCCCAGCCCGAGCTACCCGCTCTTCGAGCACCTGGCAGCCCTGGAAGGGATCAGCGCGGTGGATGTCCCAGCCTATCTCCATGAGCGCTGGTGCCTGGATGTCCCCGCGCTGGAGTCCGCCTGCGGCCCTCGCACCCGGGCCATCGTGGTGGTGAATCCCAACAATCCAACCGGCCAATTCCTTTCGTTGGACGAATGGCGCGCCCTCACAGAACTCTGCGCAAGGAAGGGCCTGGCCTTGCTGGTGGACGAGGTCTTCTCGGATTTCGCCCTGGAACCTGCGGCCGGTTCCCTGCGCACCGCCCTGTCGGACCCGGACCCGCCCTGCCCCGTGTTTGTGCTGTCCGGCCTCAGCAAGGTAGCCCTGCTGCCGCAAGTGAAACTGGGGTGGATCCTCTTGCGGGGAGAAGCAAAGACCAGCCTCGATCCTCTGGCCTTTCTTGCGGATCAATATCTTTCCGTATCGGCCTCGGCCCAGGCCGCCGCAGCGCCCGCGCTTCTGGAAGCGCCCTCAAGGCGGAAGGCGGTGCTCGGACGGGCCATCGAAAATTTGCACAGCCTCGATGACCAATTGCGGGCCCACCCGCACCTTTCCCGGCTTCCGGTGGAAGGCGGCTGGTCTGTGCTGCTGCGCCGGCCGGCCATCCACGGCGAAGATGACGTCGCCTGCGCATTGCGCCTTTTGGGCGAAACCTCCACCTTGGCGCATCCAGGTTCCTTCTTTGATATGTCCAGGGATGGATATCTGGTATTAAGTCTTCTCACTCCTTCCGGGATCTTTCGGGAAGGCCTGTCGCGCATCCTTCCCAGACTCCCTGTAGACTGA
- the elbB gene encoding isoprenoid biosynthesis glyoxalase ElbB produces the protein MARAMNVAVLLAGCGHLDGAEIREAVLTLLALDQHGAKVQCFALDKDQHHVVNHLSGQPVEGQRRNILEEAARIARGAILPLREADPGEFDALIMPGGYGVAKNHCGFAFNGIGADVQPEVLQFVKAFFDAKKPVGAICIAPALVALILKNSGKSAALTIGNDKGTMAALKALGAAPQDRATAREVVVDEALNLVTTPAYMFGDARLADVFVGIERAVAEVLKRA, from the coding sequence ATGGCCAGGGCTATGAATGTTGCGGTGCTGCTGGCGGGATGCGGGCACCTGGACGGCGCCGAAATCCGGGAAGCGGTGCTCACGCTGCTGGCCCTGGACCAGCACGGCGCGAAAGTCCAATGCTTCGCACTGGACAAGGACCAGCACCATGTCGTGAACCACCTCAGCGGCCAGCCCGTGGAAGGCCAGCGGAGGAACATCCTGGAAGAGGCCGCCCGCATCGCCCGCGGCGCCATATTGCCTTTGAGGGAAGCCGATCCCGGGGAATTCGATGCGCTCATCATGCCCGGCGGTTATGGGGTCGCGAAAAACCATTGCGGGTTCGCGTTCAATGGGATCGGCGCCGACGTGCAGCCTGAAGTGCTCCAGTTCGTGAAGGCCTTCTTCGACGCAAAAAAACCGGTCGGAGCCATCTGCATAGCGCCGGCCCTGGTCGCGCTCATTTTGAAGAACAGCGGCAAAAGCGCCGCGCTCACCATCGGCAACGACAAGGGCACCATGGCAGCGCTCAAGGCCCTCGGGGCCGCCCCCCAGGACCGCGCCACGGCCCGTGAAGTCGTCGTGGACGAGGCTTTGAATCTCGTCACGACACCCGCCTACATGTTCGGCGACGCTCGGCTTGCCGATGTTTTCGTGGGCATCGAGCGCGCGGTGGCCGAGGTGCTGAAACGCGCCTGA